In Vicia villosa cultivar HV-30 ecotype Madison, WI linkage group LG7, Vvil1.0, whole genome shotgun sequence, the DNA window accataaaataattgcACATTTCTCTTTTTTagatttagataaataataaaataatgtcaTTATGAGTAAAACacatcagtttttttttttttttggataaattttaaaaagaaccagcaatataaaaatttagtttttttttaaattactattTTATACTATCTCCATTAAATTTATAAGTAAAAAATATGAACAtaccttttatttaattaatctatATTCCAAACCAATTTAAgtattatttgtattattttgCACTTGGTAATTAATTATACTTTGTTTCCGCCACTACGGCTACAAGTTATTTTCTAGATTGACTGACTTTTAAAAAGGCGTCTTAATGGATTGAGGTGTTTGGGTGTTGTAAGCCTCAATTTCCAAGCAATATGTAACCCAACGATGTGAATGTTGAGTGCAGTGTGTAACCCAACGATGTGAATGTTGAGTTTCCAGTCTCTAGTTGAGGCTAAGGGATACGATGTGAATGTTGAGTTCCAACAAACGATGTCAATCTTCTGCATAAGTCAACCTCAAGTCAGTGTCATTACAACTACAAAATATTGACTATTTTTGGTGTGAGAACTTTTACGACTCTGTcctttaaagaaaataaaggagaaATGTCAAAAGTGAGAAAAGTTGATTCGAACTCAGAACATCATGCTCATACCTCCTTAGACTCAACCCTTTACcaattgtgccaattcatttactTGAAATAAAATGGAACAAAAAACCATATCATGGTGAAAGACCCGGACAAATTTAAGGTATGACAAGAGAGAATTCTTGTGTGATTGACAAAACAcaattgatttttcaaaaattatgattcttcttttttttagagAGAAAGAAATTGATTTACATATGTTCTAGATATAAGACACAAAATAGGTGAAAAACCAACAATTTGATTCAAGTCAAAAGGCAAAATGAcaatttgaatcatatgagagagtGACTTGAATCAAGATAATAAAATCGGGACTTTGCTTGTTTGATTTgagtcatgacttgaatcacgTTGTTTGAGTCAAGTCAATTCGTGACTTGAATCACATATTCcaaattgaattttgaagttCAGAATTCATTCATGATTTGATTCAAACAAAGATAATGACTCGAATCAAGATGTGTTTTGATTCGAGTCTGACAAGACCTTGAATCGAATCATGCCTTTTATTGTCATAATCcatatttttatcttaattatgatTTGAGTCAAGTAAAGAGGTGACTTGAGTCATACTTGTATGAAAATCTTATCTCAAGTcactaacttgtgattcaagacACTTAGACGTTGACTATGATCCAATgctcaatttaaaaaataaaacattgcgATAATCTAAGAGAGAATCCGGGACGATTGTGAGGTGCACAAAATACaataaaatgataatatttaaaaatgcaacaaaacattaaaacagaTAAAATAACATTGATCTCGACAAAGCAATTTCAATTGTGTCAAACGTTTATGAGCATTTGTATGTTTGaagtaatttaataattaatcaacACAACACATGCTCAATACAAAGATTAAAAACTATAATCATAACTTAAAGCAGAAGCGAAACAAACATATTAGTATGCATACACGCATCCTTAtgatctacgacatgttatattaTTATATGAGGTATTATTTATGATTATAGAAATACTTGAACGGACCTAAAGTGAAAGTTTTCTAGGAAGTGATAACGGTAAGCCTAAAATGCAAAAGTGTAGAGACAAGTAACTAACACTTGTTGGCTTGTGGATCTTCCTCAACCAGTACTCCTAATATCTTAAACACTCTTCTCATGGGGAGAAGACATAATTTGTTTATAGTACGGTATATTGGAGACCGTAACCTATATATACTGTGATGGTCAATTAGAATTCTCATTATTTCAAAATAGGTCATCCTGACATCCACTCATATTTGCTCAtatccaattaattaattaattaattattaaataaaaatctaattatcCTTTTTTAACTTTATTGGATCACTTAATCAATTAagatttttaatttcataaataagtaattatgtatatatatatatatatatatatatatatatatatatatatatatatatatataattattaaaatttaatagataaataatatctaaatataaaatattttaactatcTCTCACTTGGAGAGGCCcacaataaatatataatatttaaatataaaatatggcAACAATGTTCTTCCCAAGAGTATATAGGAAGGTATGAAGGAAGCCACAAGCCCACAATCATCCATTACTTCATCTAGGCGACTGAAAAAAATTTGTTGCTAAATCATATAAGTAGATAAATAGATTCACATATGTAAGAGTGAAACAACCAGGCAAtagaattatatatttatataacaaaattttaattgggAGAAAAAAGAGAAGACAAATACTCAATAAATTAATCCATAAATGTTCTTACATAGAAAAATatcaacaaaaagaaaaagtgagatactaaaatcaaaataaagaGTGATCTACTTGAGGCGCCTTATTTCCAAACAAGAACTTCAAGTCATTTTCTAAAGGTGTCAAATTCAAGTCCAATTCTAAACACATCACTCTTTTACTAttcgatcttttcaaaacaggaGAAGATTTTGCTATCACTTGATAATTCATACAAGATGAGGAAAACCCTTCATTATTAATTTTATGCCTTCTCATATGTCCGCCCAAAGCTTGACCCAATTTGAATTCTTGTCCACAAATTGAACACTTATGCATTTTTGGTTGCTTATTTGTATGATCATACCCTTTGAGTACTGTTTCATCTCCTTCAAGTTTGAGTTTCTTGTGACTTGTCCTGTGACCACCAAGTGCTTGATAAGATGAGAATTTGCGGTTGCATGTTTTGCACTCAAACTGATCTTGAAAATATGTTTTGTTCTTTTGGTGTTGATGGGTACGATATGAAGAGAGTAACTTTAGATTTGTTGCTAAATTCAtgctctctttttcttcttctttttctctctgtCTCTTCATCATGAGTAACGTATATGGTTTGGTTAGTGGAAGAACACTAAATAACTTGAATTTATATAGAGCCTATATATAAATTCAAGTTATTTAATAGAGGTAAAGTTAAAAAAGAAAACGTGGAATCCAAATAGATATTTTGCACCGTTGAGAAACCGAGTAAACGAGCCTTAAGCATTAAGCTACTTGTTGTACAGTTTCTAGTACATTCCTTTGTGTAGAATAGTGCATGTCGTATGGGTGAGGGTATTTCGGTCTCCATTCCATTAAAAAAAGACCCATAGACAACGGCGGTAAAGTGTTGCACAAACAAGAAAAGGAATTGATCAAATAGGTTGCAAAAACATGTTTTTCTTTGTGTTCAGATTGTGTGGAAAATAGAAGGAACAAAGAAACTAACGTGTTGTATTGTAGTTTTATTTAACGTGTTGTATTTGCACTGTTGAAAGTTACTAAAATAATAAAGGGATTGCTTAGTCACATTTATTTAGTTTagagttaaataagttttttCGTCCCTATAAATAAATCAACATTTAATTTTAGTTTCTAAAAAATTTTCTTTAATGAATGATTcttctaaaattttttttttttatgtatttttagtcctgctattttttaaaattttaaaaattgtttaattatcttttaatttttaaatttttgaataatttttttatgcatgtttagaataatataaaatattttttaccaaattttagaattttttagaaTGACATGaactaaatatgaattttttaaattttaaaaaataatgataaaagtaatgaaaatttcgacttaaaaaaattaaattttgagtttatttttttccaaaaaacttTGTAAAACGTTCTTAACATGTCTTCAAAAgaatcattcaaaaacacacattgaTTTAACAGTAAGGACTAAAACTACGTTGCATAATAATTTTGAAgggaccaaaacatgtcatttgttttctactatctacccaatattataaaattgaccaAACTCCCTAATTTAACCTTCTAACAAAATAACTTTACCCTTACAAAATGTTACTTCAGTAATTAACAAATTGAATATTTTCTACAGCCATGTGTTGTTTGCTCATTCGTCAGCTTATGCAATTTTGTACTTGCTTTCACTTTTCCATCCAACACAACACTACTTTCCCTATCTTTCttccattctctctctctctctctctctctctctctctctctctctcttccattttCTCTCGCCCCCCTCTCTTCTCCATTAAACCCTAGCCGCCGTCGGCCCTTTCTCCGGCCACCACCgcttaaaagaaaatattaagcCCATTTTCGTATTCCTCATCTCATGAGTGTCACAATGAACTGGTTGGATTTTTATTTCGAGCGATCTTGCCGTCGACCGTCGCCTCTCCTTCTCCGACAGTCACTACTCATCATCGCCGTTGTCATCACCATCACCACAACTGTTTAAATTTTTCatgtttaaatttttaaattcatGGTTTATTGGTTTGCAGAGCACTGAAGCGTGAACTCAAGAACACGAAAAAGGAAGACGAGATCTACAAAAAGGAAGAGGAGAAAGCCAGAAAGGTATCTCTCATATTGGTTTCAATTTCTGAAAAATTATCTTTTTATATGAAATATTAATGTTATTGGCATCTGCTTCCAAGTTTTCTTCTGTTTCAGAAAAACAACATTTTTACCCTCAACTGGCATCTGCTGCTGAATCAGGATGGGATTTCAGCACAAGATGGATGAGGTGATGAAaacaacattttcactttttttcttcatgttttcATGTCAACAAAAATCAAAGACCTTTGCATTAAAACTAATCTGTGTCTTCAGGATCTTTGTCACCCTGATGTCAAAGATGCTTTGAGAGTATGTACTATATAGTGAAATCGATGTTAAGGTAATGTATATGTGTCATAtgtttgattaatatatatttttcctaTTGTTTGATCAGTAAGATGTCTTATATAAGAAATGGAACAAATTGCCAAGAAAATCACTATATGCCTCTTCATTTCTTTGATTATATAACAGGGTTTGCCATCTATATTAGTGGGTTATAGTCCAGAAGTTTGATATTGAAGAATCAGACAAAGAGATATCGTCCACTCTTCTTCAGAAAGGTGTTGTTAATGTGCCTGCATTGAGTTACCTGAGTTTAGGTAGTCATAACTTATAAATGAAGCTAAATTTTTATGTTCCTCGCATTTTAATGTGCCTGCATTGAGTTAATGTGCTTCCGACGATTTAATTTATGTTCTAATATTCCAGACAAGTTCGGTAGAAATTAAGCGTGTCTGTGATAGGGCTGATGATTGCGTTGTGGAGACAGCCGCAGTCAATGGTTGATGGAAGAGTGACGTGGCAAGGTTATCATGTGATTAATGCTACTGATGCTGCTAATTTTACTGAGTCGAATTTCTTGCTTGGTAATAACTGGTTGCCTCAGACATCGGTGTCTTACGCTAATAATTCGATTAGTAATTAATTAATGTGTTAATTAGACACATATATTGTATACTATTACATTGACACATTTATTTGATCTTTGTAAAATAAGTTGGTGATTTTTGTTGTGTAGATCAAATGCTACATGAAACAGTTGTTATTCTGGTATAGAGCACTATCACTCGAGGGGTGTAATGCACCGGGATATCAAAGGATCGAATCTTCTGGTGAATAATGAAGGGATATTAAAGGTAGCAGATTTTGGATTGGCGAATTTCTGTAATTCTGGGAGCAAACAACCACTCACTAGCCGCGTTGTCACGTTATGGTACTTTCCTCCAGAGCTTTTGCTTGGTTGTGAATCATAAATTATTTCCATTTTTCTTATCAATATTCTATAGCTTGATTGATGATTTGTGTTGCAGGGAAGCATCTATCAAGCTCAACGTCGAACCTACCCAAAGGTCTCAACATCTCAAACATGTTTCTATCCTTCATTATTCAAATCGCCTTCATTATTCAAATCGCTTAATTAGGGCATTTGACCACTAATATGAAGGAAATTGCTTATTAATTTGTGTTTTATGGAAGGGGTATTGATAGCATTCAACAAAATATTCAATCTGTTGCGAATCAGAAACTTGCTGTTTGGGAAGAATACTGCCTTTATCactgtttttctcttcctggagGGTTTCAAATGCCAAATAC includes these proteins:
- the LOC131617188 gene encoding zinc finger protein ZAT18-like, producing the protein MMKRQREKEEEKESMNLATNLKLLSSYRTHQHQKNKTYFQDQFECKTCNRKFSSYQALGGHRTSHKKLKLEGDETVLKGYDHTNKQPKMHKCSICGQEFKLGQALGGHMRRHKINNEGFSSSCMNYQVIAKSSPVLKRSNSKRVMCLELDLNLTPLENDLKFLFGNKAPQVDHSLF